The Pseudomonas sp. FP2309 genomic sequence TGAAGCCGTTGTACCTGTCGCGCACCGGCCAGCGCCTGCGCTTTGCCTCGGCGCTGCCGGCGCTGCTCAAGGGTGGTGATATCAACCCGATCCTCGATCCGGTGGCGCTCAACCATTACTTGAACTTCCACGCCGTGGTGCCGGCACCGCGCACCTTGCTGGCGGGTATCGAAAAGCTACCGCCAGCCAGCTGGATGCGCATCGACGCCGACGGCGCCACCGAGCAGAAAACCTGGTGGACCCTGCCCTACGGCCCCCACGACGATGAGAAAAACCTGACCCTGCACGACTGGACCGACCGCGTGCTCGAGAGCACCCGCGAAGCCGTGGCCATCCGCCAACGGGCGGCAGTGGATGTGGGCGTGTTGCTCTCCGGCGGTGTCGACTCGAGCATGCTCGTCGGCCTGCTGCGGGAAGTCGGGGTGCAGGACCTGTCGACCTTCTCGATTGGTTTTGAAGATGCCGGCGGCGAACGCGGTGACGAGTTCCAGTATTCGGATTTGATCGCCAGGCACTACGGCACCCGTCACCACCAACTGCGCATTGCCGAAAGCGAGATCATCGAGCAACTGCCGGCGGCGTTCCGCGCCATGAGCGAACCGATGGTCAGCCACGACTGCATCGCCTTCTACCTGCTGTCGCGGGAAGTGGCCAAGCACTGCAAAGTGGTGCAAAGCGGCCAGGGTGCGGACGAGCTGTTCGCCGGTTACCACTGGTACCCGCAAGTGGATGGCGCCAGCGATCCCTACGCCGCCTACCGCGATGCGTTCTTCGACCGCAGCTACGACGATTACGCCGCCACCGTCGCGCCGAAATGGCTGACCGCCAATGACGCCGCCGGCGACTTCGTGCGCGAACACTTCGCCATGCCCGGTGCCGATGCCGCAGTCGACAAGGCATTGCGCCTGGACAGCACGGTGATGCTGGTGGACGACCCGGTCAAACGCGTCGACAACATGACCATGGCCTGGGGCCTGGAAGCGCGCACGCCTTTCCTGGACTACCGCCTGGTGGAGCTGTCGGCCCGTGTGCCCGGAAAATTCAAGCTCCCCGATGGCGGCAAGCAGGTGCTTAAGGAAGCTGCGCGCAGGGTGATCCCGAGCGAAGTCATCGACCGTAAAAAAGGCTACTTCCCAGTACCCGGCCTCAAGCATTTGCAGGGCGACACCTTGAACTGGGTACGTGACCTGTTGCTGGACCCGAGCCAGGATCGCGGCCTGTTCAACCCGGCCATGCTCGACCGCCTGCTGACTGATCCCCAAGGCCAACTGACCCCGCTGCGCGGCTCCAAGCTGTGGCAACTGGCGGCGCTGAACCTATGGCTCAGCGAACAAGGAATCTGATTGATGAAACCCCACGCAGCGGCTTACAGCCAACGCTTGATAAAAGGCCAGGCGCCCACCTACGAGCGCCTGCAGGCCCGACTGGCCGAAGACGGCAGCCCCCTGGCCGCCGAACCGATTGCCGTGCATTGCGGCTGGGGCCGCCTGTTGATCGGGCACACCTTCCCCGACCCCGCGAGCCTGGCCCAGGAACTGCTGCATGAGCAGCCTGGCGAGCGCGACATCGCGCTGTATGTGGCCGCGCCGCAGCAGATTCTCGGCATCGACCCGCAGCAGTTGTTCCTCGACCCGTCCGACACCCTGCGCCTGTGGTTCAGCGACTACCGCCCGGCAACCCGCGTGTTTCGCGGTTTCCGTATTCGCCGCGCGCAAACCGAGGCCGACTGGCTGGCGGTGAACCAGTTGTACCAGGGGCGCGGCATGTTGCCGGTCGACCCCGAACGCCTTACGCCCCGCCATCAAGGCGGCCCGGTGTACTGGCTGGCAGAGGACGAAGACAGCGGCGCGGTAATCGGCAGTGTCATGGGCCTGAACCACCAGAAAGCCTTTCACGACCCGGAAAACGGGTGCAGTTTGTGGTGCCTGGCGGTCGACCCGCAATGCAGTCGCCCCGGCGTCGGCGAAGTGCTGGTGCGCCATTTGGTGGAGCACTTTATGAGCCGTGGCCTGAGTTACCTCGACCTCTCGGTGCTGCACGACAACCGCCAGGCCAAGAGCCTCTACGCCAAGCTCGGGTTTCGCGCGCTGACCACCTTTGCGATCAAGCGCAAGAACGGCATCAACCAGCCGCTGTTTCTTGGGCCAGGCCCGGAGGCGGGGTTCAACCCTTATGCACGGATCATCGTTGAAGAAGCCCACCGACGCGGCATCGATGTGCAGGTCGATGACGCCGACGCCGGCCTCTTCACCCTCAGCCACGGCGGGCGCCGCGTGCGCTGCCGTGAGTCGTTGAGTGATCTGACCAGTGCCATCAGCATGACCCTGTGCCAGGACAAGAGCCTGACCCACAAAGTGCTCAAGGCCGCCGGCTTGCAGCTGCCGTCGCAGCAACTGGCAGGCAGCGCCGACGACAACCTGGAGTTCCTCGACGAACACCAGCGCGTGGTGGTCAAGCCGCTGGATGGCGAACAGGGCCAGGGCGTGGCGGTCGACCTGCAGAGTATCGAAGAGGTGCAGCAGGCGATTGAAACCGCGCGCCAGTTCGACAGCCGGGTGCTGCTCGAAAGCTTCCACGAGGGCCTGGATCTGCGCATTCTGGTAATCGGTTTCGAAGTGGTCGCCGCTGCGATTCGCCGCCCTGCCGAAGTGACCGGGGACGGGCAGCATTCCATCCGCGCGCTGATCGAAGCGCAAAGCCGACGCCGTCAGGCCGCAACCGACGGTGAAAGCAAAATCCCGCTGGACGCTGAAACCGAACGCACCCTGGCCGCCGCCGGCTTTGACTACAGCAGCATCCTGCCGCGTGGCCAGACCCTGGCGGTGCGCCGCACGGCCAACCTGCACACCGGTGGATGCCTGGAAGACGTCACTGCGATCCTACACCCCACGCTCAAGGATGCCGCCGTGCGCGCCGCCCGTGCCCTGGACATTCCCATGGTGGGCCTGGACCTGTTGGTGCCCGCCGCCGATCAACCCGAGTACGTGTTTATCGAAGCCAATGAACGAGCCGGCCTGGCCAACCATGAACCGCAACCCACGGCGGAAAAGTTTGTGGATCTGCTGTTCCCCCACAGTCAGCCGACGGCTTGAGACACAGGCTGCCCGTACCGCCGCTGTCGCGGGCAAGCCCGGCCCTGCAGGTTGATTGCCTTTCCCTGCTGGAGCCGGCTTGCCCACGATGCGGCTGTCACAGGCGCCACCCGCTCACCTGTCATCAGGAGTTTCCATGACCCGAACCATCCCAGAACCGGATCTCAATTACCTGCAAAAGGTGCTGCTGGAAATGCTCGCCATTCCCAGCCCCACCGGCTTTACCGACACCATCGTGCGCTACGTCGCCGAACGCCTGGAAGAGCTGGGCATCCCGTTTGAAATGACCCGGCGCGGCACTATTCGCGCCACGCTCAAGGGCCAGAAAAATAGCCCTGACCGCGCAGTCTCAGCCCACCTCGACACCATCGGCGCCGCCGTACGCGCGATCAAGGACAACGGTCGCCTGACCCTCGCGCCGGTGGGTTGCTGGTCGAGCCGCTTTGCCGAAGGCAGCCGCGTCAGCCTGTTCACCGACAACGGTGTGATCCGTGGCAGCGTGTTGCCGCTGATGGCCTCCGGGCACGCATTCAACACGGCGGTGGATGAAATGCCGGTGAGTTGGGACCATGTGGAACTGCGCCTGGACGCCTACTGCGCGACCCGCGCCGATTGCGATTCGCTGGGCATCAGCGTCGGCGACTACGTGGCCTTCGACCCCTTGCCCGAGTTCACCGAGAGCGGGCATATCAGCGCGCGCCACTTGGACGACAAGGCCGGCGTCGCCGCCCTGCTCGCCGCGCTCAAGGCCATTGTCGACAGTGGCGAGCCGCTGCTGATCGACTGCCACCCGCTGTTCACCATTACCGAGGAAACCGGCAGCGGGGCCGCGGCCGCATTGCCGTGGGACGTGAGTGAGTTCGTCGGCATCGATATCGCCCCGGTTGCGCCGGGCCAGCATTCCAGCGAGCACGCGGTAAGCGTGGCCATGCAGGATTCCGGCGGCCCCTACGACTATCATTTGTCGCGCCATCTGCTGCGTCTGGCCGCGGACAATGACCTGCCGGTGCGCCGCGACCTGTTCCGCTATTACTTCAGTGACGCGCATTCGGCGGTCACCGCCGGCCACGACATCCGCACCGCGTTGCTGGCGTTTGGCTGCGATGCGACCCACGGCTACGAACGGACCCATATCGACAGCCTGGCCGCCCTGAGCCGCTTGCTGGGCGCGTATATCCTCAGCCCACCGGTGTTCGCCAGCGACGCGCAGCCGGCCCAGGGTTCGCTGGACCGTTTCAGTCATCAGTTGGAACATGAGACGCAGATGGAGAGCGACACACGGGTGCCGTCGGTGGACAGCCTGGTCGGTCAGAAGTCCTGAGACTGGTCACACGGGTCCCGGCGCAGTAGCATCGCCGGGACTTAATACCTGAGGCTTGTATGCTGATTCCCTACGACGCACTTGAAGTCGACACCCTGACGCGCCTGATCGAGGATTTCGTCACCCGTGACGGCACCGACAATGGCGACGACACGCCCCTGGAAACCCGCGTACTGCGCGTGCGCCAGGCGCTGACCAAGGGCCAGGCGCTGATCGTGTTCGACCCCGACAGCGAGCAATGCCAGTTGATGCTCAAGCACGACGTGCCCAAGCACCTGTTCGACTGACTAGGGGTTACTTTCCGGTTGCGTTGACGTGAGCGAGCGCTTGAGAAGCGTGCGGTGCGCCTCGTCGCGGCGCACGTGCCCTCCGGCAGGCGCCTGAACGCCGACCTTCACGTGATGACCGTTCACTTCGAGGATGTGCACGGCAATGTCATCGCCGATGCAGATGACTTCGCCTACGGCGCGGCTTAAAACCAACATGGCGTGTGTCCTTTTGCAGTAACAGGACCTCGACCATGCGCGCTCAGCAGATTTGCAGCAATGGCTTGCGGTCAAATCAGGCGCGACCTACATAACAAGGTAATTTGCCTGACAGACCGCGCCTTATTCAGCCTTTAACAGCCTGCGCCTTGGCGCGCATTTTGTCGGCCATGGTGGTCATTTCGTTGTAGAGCAACTGCGGGTTCTTCTGTTTCAAGGCCCACGCCATCCGCCCCTGCTCGTGGGGCAGAATCATGAACTCCCCCTCCGCCACACGCTGATAGATGTAATCGGCAATGTCCGCCGCCGAGATCGGCGAGCTTTCAAGCAACTTGCCCACCTGCGCCTTCATGGCCGGCGTTGGCCCACGGAACGAGTCCAACAGGTTGGTCTGGAAGAACGACGGGCACACCACGTGCACGCCCACCTCCTGTTGCTTGAGTTCCACCAGCAGGCTCTCCGACAGCGCCACCACACCGGCCTTGGCCACGTTGTAGTTGCTCATGGCCGGCCCCTGCATCAACGCGGCCATGGACGCGATGTTGATGATGCGGCCCTTGCTCTTTTCAAGCAGGGGCAGGAAGGCTTTGCAGCCCTTGACCACGCCCATCAGGTTGATTGCGATCTGCCAGTCCCAATCCTCGAGGGACAGCTCGGCGAAAAAGCCACCGGACGCCACCCCCGCGTTATTGACGATCACGTCGATGCCGCCCAACTTGACCTCGCAGGCCTGGGCAAACGCGGTGAGCTGGCTGTAGTCACGCACATCGCAGCGCTGGATAAAACCATCGCCACCGGCCTCGCGCACCTGCTTGAGGGTTTCCTGCAGGCCCGGCTCGCTGACATCCGACAAGGCCAACTGCCAGCCCTCACGGGCCCAGCGCAGAGCGATTTCACGACCCAGGCCGGACCCGGCGCCAGTGATCATCATGCGATTTTGCATAGGAAGTAGCCTTGTGGTTCACAGAAGAAGTGATCGGCAGTGTAGCGAAGGTTTTTCCCGCACCCACGCACCATCAGGCTGATGAATGCCCCAGGCAAACCGCGGGCCCGGTCGGATTTCGGCGGCGTGGCTAAGTTCAATGTTTTTCAACTAAGCGATGCTTTTAGTGCACGCGTTAAAAGAAATAACCCACGCAGCGAAATGCTTTAAAAAAAACTTGGAATTTTCTGTGAAGCGCACGAGTCGGAGTTGTTAAGGCGTTCGTAACAAGATGTGCGAGCGTGTCGTTAATGACCGGTCTTTATAGAAGGCCAATAAGGAAAAAAACCATGAGCCTCATTCTGATCATTATCCTGATCCTCCTGCTGGTCGGTGGTCTGCCAGTGTTCCCTCACTCCCGCAGCTGGGGTTATGGCCCGTCGGGTATCCTGGGTGTTGTGCTGGTGGTGCTGCTGGTGCTGTTGCTGCTCGGCAAGATATAAAACGCAGACAAAAAAAAGAGGCCTTTTCGAAGGCCTCTTTTTTATTGCGCGTCAGTTAGTCCGGCTTACCGTCCACTACACCGGCGGTGTTGTCCAGCAAGCTTTTGGTGGCGGTCTGCAAGAACGACTCAAGCTTTTGCTTGAGGGCCGCCTCGTCCGGCGACTCAGGAATGACTTTACCGCTCGGCTCCGCGCCCAGTTGGTATGCCCACAACTTCGGCGGCATCTCCTTGGGCAGTACCAGAATACGGTCGCCCGTGACCAGAGCCACGGTCTGATCGCTGCCCGATGGTTTGATCACGCCGAAGCCTTTGTCGCCTTCCGGCAGGTTAAGCAAGTCACGTCCCCAGCACTGGTGCAGGGTGTCGCCACCCAGGCGGCCCATGATGGTCGGCACGATGTCGATCTGCGTGCCCACGGTATGGTCACGCTCGCCGAACTTCTCCTGCATGCCCGGTGCGATCATCAGCATCGGCACGTTGAAGCGGCCCAGGTCCATTTCGGTGATCTGCTGTTCGTTGCCGAAACCGTGGTCGCCCACAATCACAAACAGGGTCTCCTTGAAGTACGGCTCCTTGCGGGCCTTTTCAAAGAACTGGCCCAGGGCCCAGTCGGAGTAGCGCATGGCCGTCAAATGCTCGTTGAGGCTGCCACGGTCGGTGACTTTCTCGACCGGCAACGGGGTCGGCAATGCATACGGCGTGTGGTTGGACAGGGTTTGCAGCAGCGCATAGAACGGCTTGCCGCCTTCGCGCGCCTTGAGCTCTTCCAGGCCACGGTTGAACATGTCCTGGTCGGACACGCCCCACGTCGGGTCGGAGAACACCGGGTTGACGAAGTCGTTGCGGCCGATGAAGTCGGTCATGCCCTGGTTGCTGAAGAAGCCCGACTGGTTGTCCCAGGCAAAGTCGCCGTTATAGACATACACGTCGTTGAAATCACGGGCGCTGAGCAGTTGCGGCAGGCCTGACAGCTTGTGGCTGCCTTCCGGGGTCTGCATCAGGTATTCGAAGCCTGGCAGGTTCGGGAAGCACGCCATGGTGGCGAACATGCCCTGGTGGGTGTGGGTGCCGTTGGAGAAGAAGCGGTCGAACAACAGGCCTTCCTTGGACAATTTGTCGAAGTACGGCGTGATGTTACCCGGACGGCCCAATGCGCCCACCGAGTGACCAGCGAAACTTTCCATCAGGATGACCACCACGTTCTTGATCGGCAGGGTCTTCTCGGCCGGTGGCATGTAGTCACGGCGTACGGCCGCGCTGTCGGTGTCGACCAGTTTCTCTTGCGGCAGCACCAGCATGTCGCGCACGGTCTGAGTCGCCAGCGGCTGGTCCAGGGTGGCCTTCCACACGTTGGAACGGTCTTCACCGAAGCGCGCCTTGGCCGCGGCGATCAACGACAACGTGCCATTGAGGCCCAGTTGGTTGGCGAAGTTGGAATCGGTGGTATACACGTCACCCCAGCGCAGCGGCGGACCCTGGCGCAGGGTGCCGCGCGCGGCGACCACAGCGATCAACAGGCAGACCACGAACACCGCAATGCGTGAATACCATGGCGCCACCTGACGGGTGCCGATGCTGCCGCCGCTGAACGGCCCTCGTGGACGGGTGGCGCGGTCGGCGCCTTTGAACGCCATACTCAGGATCAGCGTACCCACGGCCCAGGCCAACAGGTAGCGCACCACCGGAAAACCGTACCAGAGCATGCTCATCACGGTTTTCGGGTCTTCCTTGACGTACTGGAAGACCAGGCCGTTGAGGCGCTGGTGGAACTCGCGGTAGAAGTCCATCTCCATCAAGCCCAGGAACAAGGCGATGCTGGAGGCGAGCGTCAGCCAGAAACGGAATAAGCCTCGCGCGGCCATGGCGCGCACGCTGAACAGTGCCAGCAGCAACGGAATGAGCAGGTACACCACCAGACGAATATCCAGGCGCAGGCCGTTGGCGAACGCTTCAAGGAAGGTCGAGGCCGGCGTGTCGAGGATCATTTCGCGGTTATAGACCAGCAGCGCCAGGCGCAGCAGGGAGAGCATCACCATCATGACCAGTGCGCAGAGCAGCGTGTACGCCAGATGGGATTTGACGGTCGGTTGCAGCAGGCGATTTGAAGCTCGCTGCTGACTCAGGGCGTCCGGGTTAGCCATGTCGTTTCAGGACCCAATGGAAGTTTAAGTTGCGAAATAATGCAGGGGCGTCCGTCCCTCGCCCAGGCTGGCTGGGGTAGGCGGTTAACGCGGTGGCGCAAATGGTGCCCGATCAAGACCGGCAAGGCTATTAATTACTGAACGTACACCCCTGCCCCGCCTTTAATGGCCTTTGAGATAGAGCCTTGGCAGGCAGATAAAGCCGGCGAATTGTCTTGGATCAGATGTGAAAATTCTGTGCAGCGAATATTTCGACACACAAAATTAAACGGAGGAATGTGCAGGAAGCCCCCGGCCGCGGTGACCGGGGGCGGGCGATCAGATGCGCACGTTACCGCGCGGCCCGGCAATCGCCCAGATGATCAGGCCCAGTACCGGCAGCAGCAGGATCAACAGGATCCACAAGACTTTGGCGCCTGTGCTCGCGCCGCTTTTGAACACGTTGATGATCGCCCAGATATCCAGCGCGAGGATGATCAGGCCGATCAAGCCGTTAAAAGTGGAACCCATGGTGTCGCTCCTAAGTGAGGGCATGCCCTTCTAGGATAGTCAGCGCAGCCAGGGGTTCCGTTTTATTTCAGACGTGCACGGCGATCTTCAGCGCTTCCAGCGACGGCTCGGCCTTGATGCCCACCTCGGCGCACAATTGCAACACGCGCGGCAGGTCGTTGCCGAACACCAGTACGGCCTGGATCTCGTCATCCAACAGCTGGCTGAAGTTGAGCAGCACATAGCCGCCGTCTTCCGGGCTGAGAGCGCTCATCTGGATCTGGATGCGGTTCAACGCCGTGAGGTCTTCGGTCTTGGCCAGTTGCTTGGGCTTGAGGTTGAACGCCACGCCTGGACCAAACGAGGCGACGATCTGCGCAAACAAGTCGCCATAGGTGTCCGCCTGAAACAGCACGGTGTCCGGCAAGCTGCCCACCACCACCCATTCACCCAGCGGGATCGGGAAGCTGTCGTCGTAGTTGATGTCCGGGTTGGCCGCCAGGAATTCCACAGGATCGGCGTAGGCCTGGGCGGCCTCATCGGCGATGCGCGCCACCTCATCCTCGCCCATGACCCCGGCGCTGATTTTGCTGATAAGTTCGACGAGGGCGGTTTTCATGGGGCGATCCTGTGACGGGCGGGTTTTCGAGGGCGCGTAGCCTACACCAGTTTCTGCAACCGCGCCGCCGTATCCGCCGCGCCCATGGTCAGCGCCGCCGCCAGCGCCGTGGCACCCTGGGCGTCAGTGGCCTTGGGGTTTGCGCCCTGGCCGAGCAGGTAGTCGAGCATCTCGACACGGTTGAACATCGCCGCCATCATCAAGGCCGTGCGGCCATCAGACGATGCCGCCTCCACCGGCGTGCCCCCGTCAATCAGCGCCTTGACCACCTCCAGGTTGCCCTTGAACGCCGCGCCGGCAATCGGCAACTGGTTCTTGTCATTGGCGATGAGTGGGTCCGCCTTGAACTCCAGCAGCACTTTGACCGCCTCGGCGTGACCATGGTAGGCCGCAAGCATCAGCAGAGTGTCGCCATTGTGATTGCGAAAATTGGCCGGCAAGCCTTTGGCCAACAGTGCAGCGAGCATCGCAGCATCACCACGGCGGGCCACATCGAAGACTTGCTCGGCAAATTCGGCGGCTTCGTCTTCGGTCATTTGTTTAGGCTGGTCGGACATGTGGGGCTCCTTTTCGAATACTGAATAGGCGTCAGTGTCGCGACGGAGTTCCCACCTGTCATGGCTTTTTTGTCAAAAGCGCCCATAGGCATAATCAATAACGGAACTGACCCCCCTGGATCTGCGCAAGCAATTGCACGGTTACCGGCACGTAGCTGTCCGAGCCCGGCAGCCAGGCATACACCGGGTCATTGCCCGCCCTGGCCGGGTCAAACGCTTCCTCCTTGAGCTTGACCTTCTGGTACTTGAAGGTGCCAGTCGTCTCCATCTTGACCTTGATTCTCAAAAACAATGGCACCGCATACGCCGGCAACTGGCCGTGGGCAAACTGCAGCAGCTCGCGCATATCCAAGGCGGCCAGCGACTCGCTCGGCGTGATGGCGACCATGCCCGCGCGTCCGTTAGTGTTTTCGATCTCCACACCATAGGCCACCACTTCAGCGATCTGAGGGTGTTGCAGCAGCACGTTCTCGACTTCGGTGGTGGACACGTTTTCGCCCTTCCAGCGATAGGTATCCCCCAGACGGTCGACGAATTGCGCATGACCGAAGCCAATGCTGCGCAACAAGTCGCCGGTGTTGAAGTAGCGGTCGCCTTTTTCGAAGACGTCCGTGAGCACCACGTTGCGGTTCTTTTCCGGGTCGGTGTAGCCGTCGAACGGTGACTTATCGTCGATGCGCGCCAGCAACAGCCCCTGCCCGCCCGTGGGCACTTTGCGCATAAAGCCATCGCCGCCCCGCAGCGGTTCACCGCTGTCATGGGCGTAGTCCACCAGCGCCCACTGTTGCAGGCAAAAGCCGATGGTGTTGTCGAAATTCAATACATTGGTAAAGCCGATATTGCCGTCGCTGGCCGCGTACAACTCGCAAATATGCTCGACGCCATACCGCGCCTTGAACTGTGCCCACACGCCTGGACGCAAGCCATTGCCAACCATCTTGGTCACGCGGTTGTCGCGGTCGTTTTCGCTGAGCGGCTGGTCCAGCAGGTAACGGCACAGCTCGCCGACATAACCGAGGGTGGTCGCGTTGAATTTACGCGCATCCTCCCAGAACTGACTGGCGCTGAACTTGCGGCGGATGGCGAAGCCTGACGCGCCGACAATCGCCGAGCCCCAGCACACGCAGAGCCCGGTGGCGTGGTAGAGCGGCAACGTGCAATACATGACGTCGTCCGGGCCCATGTCCAGGGCAATGCTGCCGAAGCTGACGGCGGTTTTGGTCCAGCGCCCATGTTTCATGATGCCGGCCTTGGGCAGGCCAGTGGTGCCAGAGGTGTAGATATAGAAGCAGGGGTCGTTGGAGAACACCTGCGCAGTGCTGGCCGGGTTGTCCGCGGGGCACTCGGCGCTGGTCGCCAGCAGGTCGATGTAGCGCTCCGGCACCGTGCCCGATGCTTGGTCAGCAACGAACCAGGTCCTTTGCCGAGGAATCTGAACCTGATCACGCACCGCGTCAAAGGCCGTCACCAGCTCTGCCCCCACCACAATCGCCACCGGGCTTACCAGGTTCAGGCTGTGCACCAGCGCCGCCTGGGTTTGCGCGGTGTTGAGCATGGCGCAGATGCCACCCAGCTTGGCCACGGCCAATACGGTCAAGAGCAATTCGGGGCGGTTTTCGATAAACAGTGCCACCACATCCGCCTTGCCGATGCCCTGAGCGTGCAGGTGATGGGCAATACGGTTGGCGCGCGCGTTGGCTTCGCGGTAGCTGAGCACGCTGTCGCCGTACAGCAGGGCATCGCCTTCAGGGTTGCGCTGGGCTGCTTGCTCA encodes the following:
- the ngg gene encoding N-acetylglutaminylglutamine synthetase, coding for MKPHAAAYSQRLIKGQAPTYERLQARLAEDGSPLAAEPIAVHCGWGRLLIGHTFPDPASLAQELLHEQPGERDIALYVAAPQQILGIDPQQLFLDPSDTLRLWFSDYRPATRVFRGFRIRRAQTEADWLAVNQLYQGRGMLPVDPERLTPRHQGGPVYWLAEDEDSGAVIGSVMGLNHQKAFHDPENGCSLWCLAVDPQCSRPGVGEVLVRHLVEHFMSRGLSYLDLSVLHDNRQAKSLYAKLGFRALTTFAIKRKNGINQPLFLGPGPEAGFNPYARIIVEEAHRRGIDVQVDDADAGLFTLSHGGRRVRCRESLSDLTSAISMTLCQDKSLTHKVLKAAGLQLPSQQLAGSADDNLEFLDEHQRVVVKPLDGEQGQGVAVDLQSIEEVQQAIETARQFDSRVLLESFHEGLDLRILVIGFEVVAAAIRRPAEVTGDGQHSIRALIEAQSRRRQAATDGESKIPLDAETERTLAAAGFDYSSILPRGQTLAVRRTANLHTGGCLEDVTAILHPTLKDAAVRAARALDIPMVGLDLLVPAADQPEYVFIEANERAGLANHEPQPTAEKFVDLLFPHSQPTA
- a CDS encoding carbon storage regulator, with translation MLVLSRAVGEVICIGDDIAVHILEVNGHHVKVGVQAPAGGHVRRDEAHRTLLKRSLTSTQPESNP
- a CDS encoding SDR family oxidoreductase produces the protein MQNRMMITGAGSGLGREIALRWAREGWQLALSDVSEPGLQETLKQVREAGGDGFIQRCDVRDYSQLTAFAQACEVKLGGIDVIVNNAGVASGGFFAELSLEDWDWQIAINLMGVVKGCKAFLPLLEKSKGRIINIASMAALMQGPAMSNYNVAKAGVVALSESLLVELKQQEVGVHVVCPSFFQTNLLDSFRGPTPAMKAQVGKLLESSPISAADIADYIYQRVAEGEFMILPHEQGRMAWALKQKNPQLLYNEMTTMADKMRAKAQAVKG
- a CDS encoding YheU family protein, encoding MLIPYDALEVDTLTRLIEDFVTRDGTDNGDDTPLETRVLRVRQALTKGQALIVFDPDSEQCQLMLKHDVPKHLFD
- a CDS encoding DUF3309 family protein, which translates into the protein MSLILIIILILLLVGGLPVFPHSRSWGYGPSGILGVVLVVLLVLLLLGKI
- a CDS encoding PLDc N-terminal domain-containing protein, which gives rise to MGSTFNGLIGLIILALDIWAIINVFKSGASTGAKVLWILLILLLPVLGLIIWAIAGPRGNVRI
- a CDS encoding ankyrin repeat domain-containing protein; translation: MSDQPKQMTEDEAAEFAEQVFDVARRGDAAMLAALLAKGLPANFRNHNGDTLLMLAAYHGHAEAVKVLLEFKADPLIANDKNQLPIAGAAFKGNLEVVKALIDGGTPVEAASSDGRTALMMAAMFNRVEMLDYLLGQGANPKATDAQGATALAAALTMGAADTAARLQKLV
- a CDS encoding N-acetylglutaminylglutamine amidotransferase, with protein sequence MCGLAGELRFDHQPADLAAVERITHHLAPRGPDAWGFHAQGPIALGHRRLKIMDLSDGSAQPMVDAQLGLSLAFNGAIYNFPELRQELEALGYAFYSGGDTEVLLKGYHAWGEALLPKLNGMFAFAIWERDAKRLFIARDRLGVKPLYLSRTGQRLRFASALPALLKGGDINPILDPVALNHYLNFHAVVPAPRTLLAGIEKLPPASWMRIDADGATEQKTWWTLPYGPHDDEKNLTLHDWTDRVLESTREAVAIRQRAAVDVGVLLSGGVDSSMLVGLLREVGVQDLSTFSIGFEDAGGERGDEFQYSDLIARHYGTRHHQLRIAESEIIEQLPAAFRAMSEPMVSHDCIAFYLLSREVAKHCKVVQSGQGADELFAGYHWYPQVDGASDPYAAYRDAFFDRSYDDYAATVAPKWLTANDAAGDFVREHFAMPGADAAVDKALRLDSTVMLVDDPVKRVDNMTMAWGLEARTPFLDYRLVELSARVPGKFKLPDGGKQVLKEAARRVIPSEVIDRKKGYFPVPGLKHLQGDTLNWVRDLLLDPSQDRGLFNPAMLDRLLTDPQGQLTPLRGSKLWQLAALNLWLSEQGI
- a CDS encoding LTA synthase family protein; this encodes MANPDALSQQRASNRLLQPTVKSHLAYTLLCALVMMVMLSLLRLALLVYNREMILDTPASTFLEAFANGLRLDIRLVVYLLIPLLLALFSVRAMAARGLFRFWLTLASSIALFLGLMEMDFYREFHQRLNGLVFQYVKEDPKTVMSMLWYGFPVVRYLLAWAVGTLILSMAFKGADRATRPRGPFSGGSIGTRQVAPWYSRIAVFVVCLLIAVVAARGTLRQGPPLRWGDVYTTDSNFANQLGLNGTLSLIAAAKARFGEDRSNVWKATLDQPLATQTVRDMLVLPQEKLVDTDSAAVRRDYMPPAEKTLPIKNVVVILMESFAGHSVGALGRPGNITPYFDKLSKEGLLFDRFFSNGTHTHQGMFATMACFPNLPGFEYLMQTPEGSHKLSGLPQLLSARDFNDVYVYNGDFAWDNQSGFFSNQGMTDFIGRNDFVNPVFSDPTWGVSDQDMFNRGLEELKAREGGKPFYALLQTLSNHTPYALPTPLPVEKVTDRGSLNEHLTAMRYSDWALGQFFEKARKEPYFKETLFVIVGDHGFGNEQQITEMDLGRFNVPMLMIAPGMQEKFGERDHTVGTQIDIVPTIMGRLGGDTLHQCWGRDLLNLPEGDKGFGVIKPSGSDQTVALVTGDRILVLPKEMPPKLWAYQLGAEPSGKVIPESPDEAALKQKLESFLQTATKSLLDNTAGVVDGKPD
- a CDS encoding osmoprotectant NAGGN system M42 family peptidase; translation: MTRTIPEPDLNYLQKVLLEMLAIPSPTGFTDTIVRYVAERLEELGIPFEMTRRGTIRATLKGQKNSPDRAVSAHLDTIGAAVRAIKDNGRLTLAPVGCWSSRFAEGSRVSLFTDNGVIRGSVLPLMASGHAFNTAVDEMPVSWDHVELRLDAYCATRADCDSLGISVGDYVAFDPLPEFTESGHISARHLDDKAGVAALLAALKAIVDSGEPLLIDCHPLFTITEETGSGAAAALPWDVSEFVGIDIAPVAPGQHSSEHAVSVAMQDSGGPYDYHLSRHLLRLAADNDLPVRRDLFRYYFSDAHSAVTAGHDIRTALLAFGCDATHGYERTHIDSLAALSRLLGAYILSPPVFASDAQPAQGSLDRFSHQLEHETQMESDTRVPSVDSLVGQKS